A portion of the Magnolia sinica isolate HGM2019 chromosome 17, MsV1, whole genome shotgun sequence genome contains these proteins:
- the LOC131230465 gene encoding ribonuclease H-like: MEKDKYYVVLVGHRPGIYISWDDARVEVEGYSGARHRAFRNWKEVMACWDEHFSKACAPSRPYTASYAVQVAAFSDDLYIRHSSSHSSRQTMPTSQESTVMVSRAVSTDDLPPSP; this comes from the coding sequence GGGGCATAGGCCTGGCATATACATATCTTGGGACGACGCTCGGGTGGAGGTGGAGGGGTATAGTGGAGCAAGACACCGCGCATTCAGGAACTGGAAAGAGGTAATGGCATGTTGGGACGAGCACTTCAGCAAGGCATGTGCACCGTCAAGACCTTACACGGCATCTTATGCGGTTCAGGTCGCTGCATTTTCTGATGATCTCTACATCCGCCATTCTTCGTCACACTCCAGCCGACAGACGATGCCGACGTCACAGGAGTCAACTGTCATGGTTTCTAGAGCCGTGTCGACTGATGATCTTCCCCCATCACCCTGA